The Papaver somniferum cultivar HN1 chromosome 3, ASM357369v1, whole genome shotgun sequence genome includes a region encoding these proteins:
- the LOC113360305 gene encoding F-box protein At3g07870-like has product MGKGGYIVSGFGYLTSTNEYKVVRICYPTEKLDYPQSSAAGWVEKLDYPQSSAAGWVQVYTLGNNNNSGWRVVGEITATLWLSGVQANGALHFMDDVNWKIVTLDLESEEIGVLPSPPCFQKFKDPSFQVQVLGGHLYVVHQQSGEYVDIWLFQHNENRDHYERREKDFESWSWSKKFSIEWKHMSIVDYYQPFAITEKNEFLFWIVSYVPVEDQEVVIEDQEVVIQDQEVVIEDQPPPVQVFEDTSAHCENNYEWKDPKDAKKWARE; this is encoded by the exons atggg AAAGGGTGGTTATATCGTCAGCGGATTTGGTTACCTTACTTCGACTAACGAATACAAGGTCGTCAGAATTTGCTACCCTACTGAAAAACTCGATTACCCTCAAAGCAGTGCTGCAGGATGGGTTGAAAAACTCGATTACCCTCAAAGCAGTGCTGCAGGATGGGTTCAGGTGTACACTCTTGGGAATAATAACAATAGCGGTTGGAGAGTCGTCGGAGAAATCACCGCCACATTATGGTTGTCGGGCGTCCAAGCAAACGGAGCATTGCATTTTATGGACGATGTAAATTGGAAGATTGTGACGCTCGATTTAGAATCAGAAGAGATTGGGGTGCTCCCATCACCACCTTGTTTCCAAAAATTTAAGGATCCTTCTTTTCAAGTCCAAGTTTTGGGAGGGCACTTGTACGTTGTTCATCAACAAAGTGGTGAATACGTAGATATATGGTTATTCCAACATAACGAGAATAGGGATCATTACGAGCGAAGAGAAAAGGATTTTGAATCTTGGAGTTGGAGTAAAAAGTTCTCAATAGAATGGAAGCACATGAGCATAGTTGATTACTATCAGCCATTTGCTATAACAGAGAAAAATGAATTTCTATTTTGG ATCGTGTCGTACGTTCCGGTGGAAGACCAAGAGGTGGTTATAGAAGACCAAGAGGTGGTTATACAAGACCAAGAGGTGGTTATAGAAGACCAACCGCCACCGGTGCAAGTTTTCGAGGACACAAGTGCTCACTGTGAAAACAACTATGAGTGGAAAGATCCGAaagatgcaaagaagtgggctcGAGAATAA